In the genome of Actinomycetota bacterium, one region contains:
- a CDS encoding septal ring lytic transglycosylase RlpA family protein has product MPLVLLPALQANRSTRRDERGPPAGALGAAGPAVQLADASSPRPAPSISPLIAIPKALTGNETPEATDLSGKHIPLGPGSTIASWYPGRPIACFQNGARHALPTGLVMWAADKSLPCGTTIQVTGPAGTATLLIEDHGPYLTPDRGLDLSPAAFKKVVGPLPVGIAVVTFKVTHVG; this is encoded by the coding sequence GTGCCGCTCGTCCTGCTGCCTGCCCTGCAGGCGAACCGGAGCACCCGCCGGGACGAGCGGGGACCACCTGCTGGTGCCCTGGGGGCAGCAGGGCCCGCGGTCCAGCTGGCGGATGCCTCCAGCCCGCGCCCCGCCCCGTCGATCTCGCCGCTGATTGCCATCCCGAAGGCATTGACGGGTAACGAAACCCCCGAAGCTACGGACCTGAGCGGGAAACATATCCCGCTGGGACCGGGCAGCACCATCGCCTCGTGGTATCCGGGGCGGCCCATCGCCTGCTTCCAGAACGGTGCCCGGCATGCCCTGCCCACCGGCTTGGTCATGTGGGCCGCCGACAAGTCCCTGCCGTGCGGGACGACGATCCAAGTCACTGGACCCGCCGGCACCGCCACCCTCCTGATCGAGGACCACGGCCCCTACCTGACCCCGGACCGCGGCCTCGACCTCTCCCCCGCCGCATTCAAGAAGGTCGTGGGTCCGCTGCCCGTCGGCATCGCGGTCGTCACGTTTAAGGTCACGCACGTAGGCTGA
- a CDS encoding methyltransferase, with the protein MTEPAQPAVDLRRLTDLCTPWCIHVAATLRIADHIACREDAGPVPVEDLAAAAGCDPRALHAVLGHLVGAGIFLEPEPGCFARNAAARELQAQSPFLDLNGIGGRMAGAWGTLLTYVRTGQPGYREAFGLPFWEDLAAHPTVAASFDALMGPSGHGEPSADVAIAGGWEAVRSVIDVGGGTGSFLAALLRAHPHLHGTLVDLPGTVARASDALRDPALAGRVAVCGQSFFDRLPPGADVYLLRKVLNDWPDAETVRILQSCAAAGGPDGRVVVTGGVVPDDAPRGLSIEMVLLGATHNTLAEFRNLAARAGLQVVGAGAQSSGPFVVECRIF; encoded by the coding sequence GTGACGGAGCCCGCCCAGCCGGCGGTTGACCTGCGCCGGCTGACGGACCTGTGCACGCCGTGGTGCATCCACGTGGCGGCAACCCTGCGGATCGCCGACCACATCGCCTGCCGGGAGGACGCCGGGCCGGTGCCGGTGGAGGACCTGGCGGCCGCCGCCGGGTGCGATCCCCGGGCGCTGCATGCGGTGCTGGGCCACCTGGTGGGCGCAGGCATCTTCCTGGAGCCCGAACCCGGATGCTTCGCCCGCAACGCCGCCGCCCGCGAGCTGCAGGCGCAGTCCCCTTTCCTCGACCTCAACGGCATCGGGGGGCGCATGGCCGGGGCCTGGGGCACGTTGCTGACCTACGTGCGGACCGGCCAGCCCGGCTACCGGGAGGCGTTCGGGCTCCCGTTCTGGGAGGATCTCGCCGCCCACCCGACCGTGGCGGCCAGCTTCGACGCCCTCATGGGGCCGTCGGGCCACGGGGAGCCGAGCGCCGACGTTGCCATCGCGGGCGGCTGGGAGGCCGTGCGGAGCGTGATCGACGTCGGGGGCGGCACCGGGAGCTTCCTGGCGGCGCTGCTGCGCGCCCACCCGCACCTGCACGGGACGCTGGTCGATCTCCCCGGGACGGTCGCCCGGGCCTCCGATGCCCTGCGGGATCCCGCGCTCGCCGGCCGGGTGGCCGTATGCGGCCAGAGCTTCTTCGACCGCCTGCCCCCCGGAGCCGATGTCTACCTGCTGCGCAAGGTGCTGAACGACTGGCCGGACGCCGAAACGGTCCGGATCCTGCAAAGCTGTGCCGCGGCGGGCGGGCCGGACGGTCGGGTGGTGGTGACGGGCGGCGTCGTGCCCGATGACGCGCCCCGCGGCCTGTCCATCGAGATGGTTCTGCTGGGCGCCACGCACAACACCCTGGCCGAGTTCCGGAACCTGGCCGCCCGGGCAGGCCTTCAGGTGGTGGGGGCTGGCGCGCAGTCCTCCGGGCCGTTCGTCGTGGAGTGCCGGATCTTCTGA